In Pseudokineococcus lusitanus, the DNA window GCCCGCCGGCTGGGGCGACCACGGCCAGCCGCTCGACTGCTCCTACCCCACCGCCGACATGGCCTGGCCCGGCGCGCTCTTGCTCATCAGCGCCGCCGCCACCGCGACTACCCACCACCGCGAGCCACCCCGACCGCCGGCGCCGCCGGTCGATGAGGAGGACGACCCGCCACCCTTCTGATTGCCGCGCCGTCGCCGCTCACGGGCAGGCGGGTCGCCGGGCGCCACCGGTCGGCGGTGGCGGACGCGCCGGCACCTTGCGACACACAGTGCCCTGCGGCCTCCCGGTGACGGTGGAGCCAGGACGGGACGGTGTGCCGAAAGAGGTCCGGAGGAGGCCGCGGAGGCCGCGGAGGCCGCGGAGGCCGCGGAGGCCGCGGAGGCCGCGACGAGATGGCTCGCCCCGGAGCCCTGCTGCTGCCGGCCGGCGTCGCCCCGGACGTCCCCCAGCGGACACCGCGGGCGGCGAGGGCCGGGGCAGATCCGTGCTTGAGGGGGTCCGCAGGGAGGCCGCGAGGGCCACGACGAGGCGGCTCGCCCCGGCGCTCGGCTGCGGCCGGACTGCCCTCGAACCGGACGTTCCTCAGCGGCAGCCGCAGGCGGCGAGGGCCGCCGCGATGTCGTCGACGGCCCCGCGCGCCGGCTCGGTCGCGGGGACGGCGTCGGCGAGGACGGCGAAGACCAGGAGGCGGCCGTCGGCGTCGACGACGCCCCCGGCGAGGGCCGTGACACCGGTGAGGGTGCCGGTCTTGGCCCGCACGGTGCCGCGGGCGGCGGGGTCGTCCCGCAGCCGGCCCGTCATCGAGCCCGAGAGGCCGGCCACGGGCAGCCCGGTGAGGACGGGACGGAGCGCCTCCTCGCGACCGGCCACGGCGAGCAGCTGGACGAGCGCCGTCCCGGTGAGGGCGCTGCCGTCCCCGAGGCCGCTGCCGTCGGCGAGTCGGACGCCGTCCACGTCGACGCCGAGGGCCGCCACCCGGGCGACGACGGCCTGCGCCGCCGCGTCGGGGGTGACGGGACCGCCGTCCGCCCGGGCGACGAGCAGGGCGAGGACCTCGGCGGCGGTGTTGTCGCTCGCGAGGAGGACGTCCTCGACGACCTCGGCCAGCGGCGCCGAGCGGACCGCGCCGAGCACCGGGGCGTCGTCGGGGAGGGCGGCGGGGTCGGTGCGGGCGGGGTCGCCGACGACCTCGACGCCCCGCTCCGCGAGGAGGTCCCCGAGCCGGGCGAGGGCCGCCAGGCCCGGGTCGGGGGTGCGGGGCGCGTACTCGCGCTCGTCCAGCCGGCCGGCGTCGACCGCGACGCCGGTGACGTCGGCCGCGAAGCCGCCCCCCACGTCACCGTCGGTCCAGCCGGACGGGCGGACCGGACCCGTCGGGGCGAAGGGGTCGGCGAGGCGGAGCGCGACCGGGCGGGCGGGCCGCGCCGACGACGCGGCGACGGCGTCCGCGAGGTCGGCGAGCCCGGCGCGCCCGGTGACGGCGTCGCCGTCCCCCGCACCCGCCGAGAGCAGGACGTCGCCGCCCGCGACGAGGGCGAGCACGGGCACGCCGTCGGCGCCCGCGCCCGCGCCGACGACGGTCGTGGGCAGCGTCGTCGTCCCGCCCACGGCCGCGAGGGCGGCCGCCGCGGTGAGGACCTTGGCCGTCGACGCCGGCTGGTGGGGCACCGCGGCGCCCTCGTCGAGCAGCACCTCGCCGCTCGCGGCGTCGGCCACGACGACCGAGCGCGAGGGCCCGAGCTCCGGCGCGGCCACGAGCGGGGCGAGCACCGCGGCCAGCGCCGCCGGGTCCGGGGCGGGCGCGTCCGTCCCGGCGGC includes these proteins:
- the dacB gene encoding D-alanyl-D-alanine carboxypeptidase/D-alanyl-D-alanine endopeptidase; the protein is MSTSRSRPAGPSGEAAPRRRRRRRAPRVLGVLLALVVAAGGLAAADVADLVPGPLTTSPPPDPDPWPDAPGATLPPAAAGPVLAAAAGTDAPAPDPAALAAVLAPLVAAPELGPSRSVVVADAASGEVLLDEGAAVPHQPASTAKVLTAAAALAAVGGTTTLPTTVVGAGAGADGVPVLALVAGGDVLLSAGAGDGDAVTGRAGLADLADAVAASSARPARPVALRLADPFAPTGPVRPSGWTDGDVGGGFAADVTGVAVDAGRLDEREYAPRTPDPGLAALARLGDLLAERGVEVVGDPARTDPAALPDDAPVLGAVRSAPLAEVVEDVLLASDNTAAEVLALLVARADGGPVTPDAAAQAVVARVAALGVDVDGVRLADGSGLGDGSALTGTALVQLLAVAGREEALRPVLTGLPVAGLSGSMTGRLRDDPAARGTVRAKTGTLTGVTALAGGVVDADGRLLVFAVLADAVPATEPARGAVDDIAAALAACGCR